From a single Streptomyces rubradiris genomic region:
- a CDS encoding WD40 repeat domain-containing protein, which yields MRRSFAVLAGVLLAGACALPASATGTAEGAGNKENKGNKGFTIKDPRITESSGLAASRQHPGVYWTHNDSDDGPYLYAVDSATGRTVARITLRGIGSPRDVEAISIGPDNQIYVGDIGDNFGGKWPYVWIYKLPEPERLTDQTVTATQYVVKYADGPRDAESLLVHPKTGRVYIIDKNEEGGHLYEGPAALSTSGANVFRQVAPVDLWATDAAFSPDGRQFAVRGYFGGVYYDWNDGRIKRRGRLDVPFQGQGESVSYSADGTKLMYGSEGAESSVQAADAPERPDAGSPSGEGGSDDSGDEGGTPSLKVGAVILAVGVAAFLGLRRLRRS from the coding sequence ATGCGTCGATCGTTCGCCGTACTCGCCGGGGTGCTGCTCGCCGGTGCCTGCGCGCTGCCCGCCTCCGCCACCGGGACCGCCGAGGGCGCGGGGAACAAGGAGAACAAGGGGAACAAGGGGTTCACCATCAAGGACCCGCGGATAACCGAGTCCAGCGGGCTCGCCGCCTCCCGGCAGCACCCGGGCGTCTACTGGACGCACAACGACAGCGACGACGGGCCGTACCTGTACGCCGTGGACAGCGCCACCGGCCGGACCGTCGCCCGGATCACCCTGCGCGGGATCGGCTCGCCGCGCGACGTCGAGGCCATCTCCATCGGGCCGGACAACCAGATCTACGTCGGCGACATCGGCGACAACTTCGGCGGGAAGTGGCCGTACGTGTGGATCTACAAGCTGCCCGAGCCGGAGCGGCTGACGGACCAGACGGTGACGGCCACGCAGTACGTGGTGAAGTACGCGGACGGACCGCGCGACGCGGAGTCGCTGCTCGTCCACCCGAAGACCGGGCGGGTGTACATCATCGACAAGAACGAGGAGGGCGGGCACCTGTACGAGGGTCCGGCCGCCCTCTCCACGTCCGGCGCGAACGTCTTCCGCCAGGTCGCGCCCGTCGATCTGTGGGCCACCGACGCCGCGTTCTCCCCGGACGGCAGGCAGTTCGCCGTGCGCGGTTACTTCGGGGGCGTCTACTACGACTGGAACGACGGCCGGATCAAGCGGCGCGGGCGGCTGGACGTGCCGTTCCAGGGGCAGGGCGAGTCCGTGTCGTACTCCGCCGACGGTACGAAGCTGATGTACGGCAGCGAGGGCGCGGAAAGCTCCGTACAGGCGGCCGACGCGCCCGAGCGCCCGGACGCCGGGTCGCCGTCGGGCGAGGGGGGTTCCGACGATTCGGGGGACGAGGGCGGCACTCCGAGCCTGAAGGTGGGCGCCGTGATCCTGGCCGTCGGCGTGGCGGCGTTCCTGGGACTGCGCCGGCTGCGGCGGAGCTGA
- a CDS encoding DUF397 domain-containing protein, which yields MVNGSDLYALDLGGAPFLKACGGNTHPDGESCVTLARIGEDAWALGDSKRPDMEPLRFTTNELSAAGIDPARFGLAH from the coding sequence ATGGTGAACGGAAGTGACCTGTACGCGCTCGACCTCGGTGGCGCCCCGTTCCTCAAGGCGTGCGGTGGGAACACCCACCCGGACGGCGAGTCCTGCGTGACCCTCGCCCGGATCGGCGAAGACGCCTGGGCCCTCGGTGACAGCAAGCGGCCCGACATGGAACCGCTGCGGTTCACCACGAACGAGCTGAGCGCCGCCGGTATCGATCCGGCCCGCTTCGGTCTGGCCCACTGA
- a CDS encoding DUF6879 family protein — translation MARRLRFNGTGSSSGGCPSVHEDLDSGEVVVHGPPLTDPEDIAQLQHLSEGEVAIVVPRDLLVDWTPKERTRQVRTIDLDEFGGLFEKFEHTAWRLETRRRYASDETNDNWQQFVETGRADWTFDSPYCEAIRKQTDQGKRVERVRIVDQPPTTGQLYLLDNARRNGVMGEDIRNLWRADADRLRLPAEDFWLFDSRLIALLRFDDDDQLTHVDLITEPAEVVRCCMVRDAAWHHAVPWKQFTAEMGSDA, via the coding sequence GTGGCGCGCAGGTTGCGGTTCAACGGGACGGGGAGCAGCAGCGGTGGATGTCCCTCCGTGCATGAGGACTTGGACAGCGGGGAGGTCGTCGTGCACGGTCCTCCGCTCACGGATCCGGAAGACATCGCACAGCTCCAGCACCTCTCGGAGGGAGAGGTCGCGATCGTGGTTCCGAGGGACCTGCTGGTCGACTGGACCCCGAAGGAGCGGACGCGGCAGGTGCGGACGATCGATCTGGACGAGTTCGGCGGCCTGTTCGAGAAATTCGAGCACACGGCATGGCGCCTGGAGACGCGCCGCCGATACGCCAGCGACGAGACCAACGACAACTGGCAGCAGTTCGTGGAGACGGGACGAGCCGACTGGACGTTCGACAGCCCGTACTGCGAGGCGATCCGCAAGCAGACCGACCAGGGCAAGCGCGTCGAACGCGTGCGCATTGTGGACCAGCCGCCGACCACGGGCCAGCTCTACCTCCTCGACAACGCCAGGCGGAACGGCGTCATGGGCGAGGACATCCGCAACCTGTGGCGTGCCGACGCGGACCGGCTGCGGCTCCCCGCCGAGGACTTCTGGCTGTTCGACAGCCGGCTCATCGCGCTGCTGCGGTTCGATGACGACGACCAGCTCACGCACGTGGACCTGATTACCGAGCCCGCAGAGGTGGTGCGCTGCTGCATGGTGCGGGATGCTGCTTGGCACCACGCCGTACCGTGGAAGCAGTTCACGGCGGAGATGGGCAGTGACGCGTAA
- a CDS encoding helix-turn-helix domain-containing protein, which yields MSTDYQRAREELGRRLRELRVDGPEGRLTGVQLAQRLGWRQSKVSKLENGRQTPTDDDLRAWAEAVGQPAVFPELRSRLRGFESHIRSWRRQLAAGHAPVQETWNTLVSNSTTQHALSTAAVSGILQTADYARHVFERHATLQQSPRDTEAAVRARMKRQEWLYRPGKRLNLLMPESVLWGRICPPDVLAAQLDRLLGVVGMDTVNLGILPLDGTLPLTMGNSFDVLDERLVVVEDWHAELWLDDAETIALYRRVWDTFAESAVFGAEAQQVIARVRRSLKV from the coding sequence GTGAGTACGGACTATCAGAGGGCGCGTGAGGAACTGGGCCGTAGGCTCAGGGAGTTGCGTGTGGACGGGCCTGAAGGTCGGCTCACCGGTGTCCAGCTCGCGCAGCGGCTGGGATGGCGGCAGTCGAAGGTCAGCAAGCTGGAGAACGGCAGGCAGACCCCCACGGACGACGACCTTCGAGCATGGGCCGAGGCCGTCGGGCAGCCTGCCGTGTTCCCGGAACTGCGGTCCCGGCTACGGGGCTTCGAGAGCCACATTCGATCGTGGCGACGTCAGCTCGCGGCAGGACACGCTCCGGTCCAGGAAACCTGGAACACCCTCGTGTCCAACAGCACGACACAGCACGCGCTGAGCACCGCCGCCGTCAGCGGCATTCTCCAGACGGCCGACTACGCCAGGCACGTCTTCGAGCGGCACGCCACACTCCAGCAGTCGCCGAGGGACACGGAAGCCGCGGTGCGGGCCCGTATGAAACGGCAGGAGTGGCTGTACCGGCCGGGCAAGCGGTTGAACCTGCTCATGCCTGAAAGCGTGCTGTGGGGCCGTATCTGTCCGCCGGACGTTTTGGCGGCCCAACTCGACCGCCTGCTGGGCGTGGTGGGCATGGACACCGTCAACCTGGGGATCCTTCCGTTGGACGGCACGCTGCCCCTGACGATGGGGAACTCGTTCGATGTGCTGGACGAACGCCTGGTCGTGGTCGAGGACTGGCACGCCGAACTCTGGCTGGACGACGCCGAAACGATCGCTCTGTATCGCCGCGTGTGGGACACCTTCGCGGAGTCGGCGGTGTTCGGCGCGGAGGCGCAGCAGGTGATCGCCCGGGTGCGGCGGAGTCTCAAGGTCTGA
- the serC gene encoding phosphoserine transaminase, with amino-acid sequence MADIQIPADIKPADGRFGAGPSKVRTEALNALAATGTSLLGTSHRQAPVKNLVGKVREGISELFSLPEGYEVILGNGGSTAFWDIATHGLIENKSQHLSFGEFSSKFAKAAKLAPWLAEPTVIAADPGTHPEPKAEAGVDVYAFTHNETSTGVAMPIKRVAGADEGALVLVDATSGAGGLPVDIAETDVYYFAPQKSFASDGGLWIGVFSPAAIERAERVHASGRHVPEFFSLPTAIDNSRKNQTYNTPALATLFLLNEQLEWLNGQGGLAWSTARTKDSSTRLYTWAEESKYATPFVSDPAKRSQVIGTIDFADEIDAAAVAKVLRANGIVDTEPYRKLGRNQLRIAMFPAIDPADVEALTKCVDYVIEKL; translated from the coding sequence GTGGCCGACATCCAGATTCCCGCTGACATCAAGCCCGCCGACGGACGTTTCGGCGCGGGCCCCTCGAAGGTGCGGACCGAGGCGCTGAACGCCCTCGCCGCCACCGGCACGTCCCTGCTGGGCACCTCCCACCGTCAGGCGCCGGTCAAGAACCTGGTCGGCAAGGTCCGCGAGGGCATCTCCGAGCTGTTCTCCCTGCCCGAGGGCTACGAGGTCATCCTCGGCAACGGCGGCTCCACCGCCTTCTGGGACATCGCCACGCACGGCCTGATCGAGAACAAGTCCCAGCACCTGAGCTTCGGCGAGTTCTCCTCCAAGTTCGCCAAGGCGGCCAAGCTCGCGCCCTGGCTGGCCGAGCCCACCGTCATCGCCGCCGACCCCGGCACCCACCCGGAGCCGAAGGCCGAGGCGGGCGTCGACGTCTACGCCTTCACCCACAACGAGACCTCCACCGGTGTCGCCATGCCGATCAAGCGGGTAGCCGGCGCCGACGAGGGCGCGCTCGTCCTCGTGGACGCCACCTCCGGCGCGGGCGGCCTGCCGGTCGACATCGCCGAGACCGATGTCTACTACTTCGCGCCGCAGAAGTCCTTCGCCTCCGACGGCGGCCTGTGGATCGGCGTGTTCTCCCCCGCCGCGATCGAGCGTGCCGAGCGCGTCCACGCCTCCGGACGCCACGTCCCGGAGTTCTTCTCGCTCCCGACGGCGATCGACAACTCCCGCAAGAACCAGACGTACAACACCCCGGCCCTCGCCACCCTCTTCCTCCTCAACGAGCAGCTGGAGTGGCTGAACGGCCAGGGCGGTCTCGCCTGGTCCACGGCCCGCACGAAGGACTCCTCGACCCGCCTGTACACCTGGGCCGAAGAGTCCAAGTACGCCACCCCGTTCGTCTCCGACCCGGCCAAGCGCTCCCAGGTCATCGGCACGATCGACTTCGCCGACGAGATCGACGCCGCCGCCGTCGCCAAGGTGCTGCGCGCGAACGGCATCGTGGACACCGAGCCGTACCGCAAGCTCGGCCGCAACCAGCTGCGGATCGCGATGTTCCCGGCGATCGACCCGGCGGACGTCGAGGCGCTGACGAAGTGCGTGGACTACGTGATCGAGAAGCTCTGA